GTCCCACAAAATGTATGCGTCACAGTGCCATCATGAATTGACTCCTTACAGAGGCCAAAATCAGTCAACTTTACATGGCCTGCAAAGAGAGAAGACTAATTACAAGGATAACATACTGCTGTAAAAAGCCGTTTCTGTAGTATTCTTAAGGTTTGTCTTGCATGGTAGTATCTCTTTAACATTATAAGCCAATAAAGCCATAAAAAACATGGATTTGTACAGAGTAAGCAATGCATTAAGGTGAGGAattaacacatacatttttgtgtCAGCAGATTGTGTTTTACAGCAGAAATATAAGATTAAACTTAAGTATACACTCTAACATTGCCAAACCTTGGTTGTTGAGCATAATGTTCTCTGGCTTTAGGTCTCTATAAATGATGCCTTTCTGGTGCAAGTGTCCGAGTGCCATTGAGATTTCAGCCAGGTAAAAACTGTACAAACAGATTCCAGtgcaaacaacattttaaacatagaattttttttcatatgactTCCTAGAAGATGGATGTTGCTTACCAGGCTGTGTCTTCCATAAAGATGCCCTCCCTTTCCAGCTGCATGAAAAGCTCTCCACCTGAAACATGATACATAGTGTAAATATTGTTGGTAAAAATAGGTTGATTTCCGGTTAGGGAAGACCAGGGAATAATATGTATGTTGGAAAAATGTGTACAACTTTGTGTGAACTGACCACTTAGGTATTCCAGGATGAGATAGAGTTTTCCTCCAGTCTGGAAAGCATAAATGAGGTCGACTATAAAAGGATGCTTAACCTCCTCCAGGATGTTTCTCTCTGCCTTGGTGTGGGCTGTGTCCTTGGCATTACGGACGATCATAGCCTGAACACAAGCATCAATGGTTGAAGTTATTTTTGAGCATAATgtaacaattaaaacaaaatatgatatttaattgaaaggtcctatattatgcaaaattgactcttgtgagatttaaagcatgttataatgtatgtaaaacatactttgagttgtgttttgtttcattcatgcatgtttgtgtaatccttctAATTAGTCTaattagtctacatctccaaagctcaaatgctctgttccaccttgtgacatgaAGCGGcagttcaagttaacagctaaccTTTACCTTctgctcagtagagattggcacttccaatatccaaatgattccagtgaaggtgtagggAGCTTCCTGCATACCACATGCCATCACAATGTGTATatacacagggtttgtgtgtgaaatgtgtgaatgaaacaaaacacaactccgtgTAGGTttgttgatgaggaaacattataacatagatcagaaaatagtgtaatatgggtccttttaagtgtttattttcCCTAAAATTGAATATTTAGACTGTATTTAACTTATATTTCTTGGTAATATACAACTGGTTATAACTGCTGTTGCTATGAGCCTGCAACTGTTAGCAAAAAGCTGAAAAGTTAATTAACAAAGCTACGTTAAGACAGCTAGACTTTAACATATATGCCACTATTGTAGTATTTATTAAGTAAATGTGAAAAGAGAAACAGTTTACCCCCAGCCTTCTTTGGCACTGTGTAATCTAACTGTAAAAACCTGTTACATTCTTCCTCTTAGGCCATTACACCTATTGCATAATGATTAAAGCCATAAAAAGGGGATATGCAGAGTGAAGTATGTAAGCCTTACATACTGCAGTGTCTACCATATACTGGGTTTTAATATTGTAGTTCTGCCAGTATTCTATGTCCATTCTATTTATTCTGTTAATCATATCCTTTGTTTAATAACCAaccaataaatacaaaatgttaactaaatatatttactaCTGTCAACCAGTGTGCAAAAAAAGCTATGGCGCTCTctaaatcattttacattttttactacATAACTTTCAAAAGACAAGTATGGACAGATTTTCTTGGGAAAATACAAGGCCAGACCGCACTCTTACTAGTTTATAATGATTCTGCTATTTTAATTGATATTTAAGTATTTGAGATGCCCAGTCTTCACAGTGTCACTCAGGTCATTTCAACCAAGCGCAATCAGAGGCTGGAACTAGCAAATTCTAAAAGGCAAAGCCTTGGCTGCAGTGGAGCAGTGATGATAGCAATGTACCAAGGAGCAGCACAACTTTACCCCACCACTACTTTCAGATATTTACAGAcacatgtaatgtaatgtaatgtaatgtaatgtttatttCACTCTCCAAACACCTTATGAGTCATAGCAGCATAATGAAGTAAATGGAGTATAAATCCTTACCTTTTTTAAGACCTTCATGGCAAATATTTTGCCTGATGCTGCGCCAACAACTTTTCGAACTTGAAAAACCTACCCAAGAAGAATTGAGTCCATGATCAGTTTGAAAAAGCTTAGAAATCACTGAGGTCTATGATACTACCTTTCCATAACCGCCTTTCCCCAAAACCCGCAAGAGCTCAAAGCACTCTGGTCTGATGTTCTCCGTCCCCTGGTTCACATTGTCCTCAGATATTTCAATCTTCTCACAGCCTTCCATGTTACTGGAGATACAGATCAATGTGAGCAAACATTTTTCCCCACACAATAATTCACTTactttgaatgaaaaatgttaCTTACAATTCAAATCCACTGCATTGATCCATGAAGTCATTGATTTGAGACTGGAAAAAAGTCACAAGCTTATGATAATAGTTCATCAAAATAACCAAGAACTACAGCACCAtcatacatacattcatacattcataCGATTATTTTTGCCCCTCTGGTGCTGGGATTTTGCTGTGAGAAGCAAGGGCTTATATAAGTATTGCCCAATATTTGCTACATACACATCGACATGAAGCAACACGTTTGACAGAATTCATTTAACAGAAGAAGCATAgtgagaaaatgaaaataaaaagggCACTTTCCAAAATAGTTGTTTATCTATTATTTAGAAATCTATTAGGATCAGAGTTACTAGTCAAGTTTACTGTACAAGACAAACAATACGCCGATAATACATCTATAaagcaatatttgtaaatatgCTTCACATAGCACATAATTGTGGTGTTAGTgcgtttagaaaataaaataaacagtgcaACAGTCTTCTCTAGTCTAAAAGTGTCCAGCCATAATAAACTGttgcacacacaggcacatttATCTGTGCAGTGTTTTTCAGACTGAAGCTAATCTGTGCTGCAGAACGAGATTTACGGTGATAACAGTGCACGCTCGCTCTTTGGTTTACGGCCTTAAATTACACTGGTGAGTAGTATTGACACTCTGTTGTGGTAGCTGTCAGGCTCACGGTGCAGCACTAACGTTAGCCTGTGCAGCTAAAGTTGCTAAGCCTGTTTTAGGCCTGGATGCTGAGCTGCAGAAGCAGGCCTTCTGTGGCTGCTGGCAGCTTACCAGGCTAACTCAGCTCAGACCTTCTGTGCAGCTGAGTTTCAGCTCTGACAACTAATGCAATTATGTCTGACGTATTATTGTACCTCTTCGATCTCATCATCAGAAACATTTTCCTCCGGCTGGTCCAAATCAATGTCAAACACTCCCGCCATAGTTAGGTTTTCCTCGTACCACTCTGTCAAACACCACAAGAACTGCAGGCGTCCGCCTCATGGACAAACACACTCCGCCGCCATAACCGGCTACTACACTGAGCATGCGCAGTGTGGAGATCCTCCTGAGGGGCGGCGACCTGTCGTTGATATCCATAAACACACTCAGAAATACTTTTGATAttttagatgtttgtttttttttcacttgttttaATCTACATTAGTGGTTCATGTATGAATTGTATAGTCGTTGTCATAGTTAAATAAGGTGAAATAACACTTAAAacacttgttttattttgtaaaccGGAAGTTACTTTTTAACTTCTTTTGGCGCCGGCTGTTCTGCTCTTACTGCTCACTTGCTGCACATTAAAACTCTGGAGAAAGTTCATTAATTGACGTCCTTTTGATAGTAATTCTACGGTTAGGTGGATGGTTATGGATATAGAGAAGGACAATTCAGAAATGTAGCtcaaagtgtgtaaagtgtaagacaGGAGTGATGTCTGTGGTGACGGTTCAGCTTGGACAGTGCGGTAACCAAGTGGGGCTCGAGCTCTTTGATGTCATCTCCAACGACGCACGcgaggcacagaggaggacatACGGTAGTGCGTGCTACGACCGCTTCTTCCATCAAACTACTAATGGAGGTACTTTCTCTCTCAAACCAGTACATTAAACACTGAGCAACATACTATATTGAGATGTCTTTGTGTATGGTTCGTGAACGTTTACATCTTGTGTCCATTTTGCAGAGCTTGAGGCCAGGGCAGTGCTCATTGATATGGAGCCCAAAGTGATAAACCACAGTATGACAAAGGCTGCTAAGTCTGGCAAGTGGAGATATGGGGAAAAGTCCCACTTCAGTCAAAAGCAGGGTTCTGGTAACAACTGGGCAAACGGGTAATTGAAAATACTATGGTTTATTATGTGATTCTGTGAGACTTTGTTGTTCAGACACAAAGTACTTGTGTCACATGATGCACTCATTTAGAATTTGATGCACAACAAAAATCTCCCACAGTGTCCAGTATGACTATATGGATGATACAATATATTTAACAGAAACATTTGCAAAAGTGCATTGTTGTAAAAGTTGAATAAGTTGAGTAAAGTatcaaatttatttaaaaaaaagacaatttaatGACAGAAATtgttaaagtgttttgttttatgttaatgTTATGTTAATTTATGTCCTATATTAAGTCTTAAATCTTATAACAACAGACCAGTGACATCCATTTGAAATCTTTCAGTAAATAATGCAGTTATTTCTTTCCTGTTCTCCAATTCAATTATGACCACACACCACACACCAAATGAACACAGCCCATTGAGGCCAGTGATTCAGCTTGAATTTTTCTCCCAGATTTTGTGTCCATGGGCCCCGAAATAAGGAGGTGGTGGAAGAGCTggtgaggagagaggtggagcgTTGTGAGCGTCTGGCTGGACTCATGCCCATCATGAGTGTGGCAGGAGGCACTGGGTCAGGAGTGGGCACCTATGTAACACAATGTCTGAGGGACACTTTCCCCAAGAGCTTCATTCTCAACCATCTCATGTGGCCCTATAGCACTGGGGAGGTATGGCTACAACTATTTAGAAATCACTACATttctattttaaataaatatgtaacttttctagtgggggtcCTTCATGCGCTTGGCTGCAGGGAGATATTTTTGttcttgcctggaatgtttcacagtatagcatcaaACTTtcctatctccatagagatgaacCATGTCCACCAGTCCCAAGTTAGAGGTCTTGTGGAGAGGCATCCAGCTCATAATAAGGTTTTCCAAGGCacttttgagcaataagaaCACCTCTGGTGGAATATACCAGACAGAAGCAATAAcaactctatggagacaagcagatagcttattcctcaccagaaaagttacatgcacCTTTACAAACACTGGCCCACAGCCAGAAATATTACcgtactataataataataataataataataatatatattttaaacgcCTTGACAAAACACATTACTCAGTATAAAAAAATTATGAAGATTTATTTtgtcataaaactgaaaaattccACTTGAAATATACCAGTGATTCTGTATGAAGATGTTCAGTTCCTTGTGTTTCAGGTTATCGTCCAGAACTATAACTCTGTGCTAACTTTGGCTAAACTCTACCGGCTGTCCGATGCCATACTGGTGCATGAGAACAACACTATCCACAGAATCTGTAGCCAGCTGCTTAACATTAAGCACATCACATTCAGTGACGTAAACAGAGTTATCGCACACCAGCTAGGCAGTGTTCTCCAGCCTGCACTCACACAAGACTCCTACGGGACCTACAGCAGAAATCCTTTAGGTATAAAATGGATTATGATACATTATAAAATACTTGCAATCAAATATATCTTCATTAGTTTTTTTGCCTTGTAGGTGAATTGGTGACGTCCCTGGTCTGCCACCCTGAGTACAAGCTGCTCGGTGTGTACACTATACCTCAAATGCCCAGTTCATCTATAGCTTACAGCACATTCACCTGGCCGGGACTACTGAAGCACCTCCGCCAAATGCTTGTCTCAAATACTAAGATGGAGGAAGGTATAGTATGTAATCTACTCCAttcaatcaaaataaacaaaaactgaagATCTGTACACCTTTCTAGGCATAGATTGGCAGGTGCGCCCTCCATCAAACTTTGAACGAACCAGGGGCCTTCCCACTCATAACTTCAATAGATCTTTGGCCAATCTCCTCATACTCAGAGGCAAAGATGTCTACAGTGCCGAGACAGGTAAAATCAATACAAGTTGGGTTgtataattttaacatttttgaataactttgtaatataatataatgtaggTAATTTTGAAGAACCAGCTCTCTATACTTCCTGGTTGCCATCAAATGAAGCTTTTAACGCATGGAAGTCAACTGTGCCTTTTGATAAATATGAAAAGTCAGCCACATTGGTTAATAATAGCCAATCTTTGCTCCTACCTCTGGATAACATAGTAGAAAAAGCTTGGAATATGTTCGCCTCCAGGTACGCTAGCCTTACATATTCCATAGTTTGATAAGTGTATTAATAGCATGTATTTTTTGACAGGGCCTATGTTCATCAGTACACCAAATATGGGATCACAGAGGAAGATTTTTTAGAGAGCTTCACATCACTGGAGCAGGTCATCTCAAGCTATCGTCATCTTTGTTAGCAACAGCACTGAACATTTgttgtaaaatatgtaaatatgactACAAAACTGTAATTGTTGAAATAATACTCACATTCAGaggttttatagttttattatgACTTAAGACACaacagtacatttttttaataaaatcatTCAAAAATGTTAAGTCTCTGATTGTGGTGTTAGGCCCAAAACTTCAGCCAGCTTACAGACCGCTGCTGCCATAGTATTAAAACAGCCAACACCAGTCAGATAAGCTAGCTGACAGGGTGGGAAAAGATgaagacacatttttaaaaagcctGAAGGAGCCATTTACCATCTGATTCATTTCATTATCCTGAAATGAAGCCATGATGCAGGGAGGATGTGAAAGTCAGTGCTCCTAAAGTATGAAATGATCCAGATTTGTACTTACCTTAAAGAGGACTTTCTCTGAGGAAATGGACATCAACCATTGATTGTAATGGGATATTGCAAGTTTAAAAAAGACCAAATGAGACATAAAATCAAGTGTCATGATTTACACTTTATGATCTTATCCAAGTTTCAACCTACTGTACAGAAGAGAAATGGAACAAGTGAGCTTAATACAATATCACTTTACAAATGATATCACATCTTCTCTTTTGGTTGGTTTATATTACACAGAACAGTTGAATAGAAATACATCTGCTCATACTGTCAAAAA
This Periophthalmus magnuspinnatus isolate fPerMag1 chromosome 13, fPerMag1.2.pri, whole genome shotgun sequence DNA region includes the following protein-coding sequences:
- the tubd1 gene encoding tubulin delta chain, whose translation is MSVVTVQLGQCGNQVGLELFDVISNDAREAQRRTYGSACYDRFFHQTTNGELEARAVLIDMEPKVINHSMTKAAKSGKWRYGEKSHFSQKQGSGNNWANGFCVHGPRNKEVVEELVRREVERCERLAGLMPIMSVAGGTGSGVGTYVTQCLRDTFPKSFILNHLMWPYSTGEVIVQNYNSVLTLAKLYRLSDAILVHENNTIHRICSQLLNIKHITFSDVNRVIAHQLGSVLQPALTQDSYGTYSRNPLGELVTSLVCHPEYKLLGVYTIPQMPSSSIAYSTFTWPGLLKHLRQMLVSNTKMEEGIDWQVRPPSNFERTRGLPTHNFNRSLANLLILRGKDVYSAETGNFEEPALYTSWLPSNEAFNAWKSTVPFDKYEKSATLVNNSQSLLLPLDNIVEKAWNMFASRAYVHQYTKYGITEEDFLESFTSLEQVISSYRHLC